The Crocosphaera sp. UHCC 0190 DNA segment CTTTTAGATCAACCCATAGCTACCCCTAATGAGGAGCAGAAATTATGGGAAAAAGTTGCCTTAGCTAACCGTTTAGTTACTCAGGTCACACAAAGACTGGAATATCTTGAACAACAACGCCAATTATTGCAAGATGAACCCCGTTTTGCTGAGATCGAAAATCACGAAGCAATTCGGGATTTAATGGCTCATAAGTTAGAAGAGATTAGACAAAAAACTGAACAGTGGAAATATATTGCCTAAGAAAATTAAGCATCGGGGACTGACCTGATGCTTAATTTTTATGACTGTGTTAGAATCGACTAAGAAAACTGAAAACTGTTGTTGTTCCCTATTCCTTATTTCATCCTTAACTTGTTAGAGCTTGTACATTATTATTTTTCGTTTTAAAAAGTATAAAATTGGAAGGAATTTAGGAGGTAAAGATTTTTCAATCCTCCTAAATACCAACAAACCTAAACCTTTCTAACTCTTTCTCCCTTACTCGCTAAACAAGCTAACCCGATACAAAGTAAGGCATTTACCCCTAAGAATGCCCTCGAAATATCCACAGAAGGCATTCCCCAAACCCCAGGGGCGATCGCAGCATGAACCGTTAAACAGGAAGCAACCCCCAAAGCAGTCCCCACCGCAAACCATTTCCAGCTACGATGGCCGAGTAGAATGGCAATTAAGCCAAAAGGTAGTAAAACACTCCCTAAGAAGGGGTTAAGTAAGGCAGTCCCTTGGATAGAATTAGCTAATTCGGGTAAAGAACTCCCCATGACACGAAACGGCCATTGAGGTAAGTCAAAGATATAAATTCCTTGTAGGAAGAATAAACCAGAACTTCCTAACACTAAACCCCAGTTAAACGGGGTTCCCCAAGCAAAAGGAAAATAATTGCGTAACAAGAAAGCCAAAAGATAGGAACCCAAAACCATCAACAGTTTAGGTAACAGGGCCACAACCCCACCATCTATCCAAAAACGGGGGTTTAAATAACCACTATCCCGTAACCACCGGAAGAAGTCACGGAAGGTAATTTTGCCTTTGATGGCTAATTTAACTGCTTCTCCGGCATCTAATTGACCTGCGCCATAATGGTTAAAGGGGTCTTCTTGAACTTTGCGAGAAGACTGGGTAAGAACTGCTAAAATTTCCTCTGGTTGCTTAATACCAGCAGCTTTAACTAAAGCAGCAACACCGGCCACATGAGGGGCCGCCATACTGGTTCCCTGGAAACCGGAAAATACGGCTTCTCCGGTATTGGGGTCAATGGTTTCTTGGACAATCTTACCGCTATCACTGCCACCAGGAGCAGAAATATCAACCCCTGCGCCATAATTAGAATAGGGGGCTTTCTTGCCAGCAGCATCTAAAGCAGAAACACTGATCACTTTAGGATAGCGGGCCGGATAAGAGGCAGCATTTTGATTAGAATTACCCGCCGCCGCAATAATAACCACCCCTTTTGAGTAAGCATAGTCGATCGCATCTTTCATGACCTGACTTTCGCCACCGCCCCCAAGACTCATATTAATGATATCAGCCCCATTATCTGCTGCAAAACGGATAGCGTCGGCAATATCTGAGACGGTTCCCCCTCCTTGGGCCGCAAGGACTTTTAAGGGCATAATTTTAGCTTGATAAGCAATACCAGCTACGCCATAATTGTTATTGGTAGATTGGGCGATAGTTCCCGCTACATGGGTTCCGTGACCATTATCATCAGAAGCATCATTGCGATCGTTCACAAAGTCGTATCCTGAGACAAATTCGGTTTGTCTTAAGTCGGGAACTCGACTAACTCCAGTGTCAATGACAGCAACAGTTATGCCTTCCCCTTTGGTTTCTTCCCAGGCCCGTTCAACATTAATATTATGCAGGTTCCATTGTTTGCTATATTCTGGATCATTGGGGGTTTCTAAGGCTTGATAAATATAGTTAGGTTCAATATATTCAACATATTTTTTCAGGGGCGATTTTTTGAGTTGGTTGAGAGTTTTTTCATCTCCTGAGAGAGTATAAATATGTTGGTCAATGGCATAAATACTATTGAGACTGGCTGTGGTTTTGTAGTTGGTGGCGATCGCATTTATTTCTTCGCTTAAAACTGCTGTGGGCAAATTTTCACGGAAATTAACAATCACAGAATCGTATTTTCCTTGGGTGGCCAACCCTTTAAAATTGGTTAGGGCAACCCAGAGGCCCACGATAAATAGGATGAGGAATAAAAGTTTTTTCATGGCTGATGACCCTCCGTAATGTGGTCTTGTGTCTTTTAGGATAGCGCAAAATGAGAAGTTAAAAGTTAAATTACTACATCTTAAGATAAAGTACAATCAAAATGATTGGCTAACAGATAGTTAGTAATAATCAGATTCAATAATTAAGAAGGCATAGTAAAATGGTCAAAAAAATTGCTCTATTTAATCATAAAGGTGGTGTGAGCAAAACAACCACAACGTTTAATTTAGGTTGGATGCTTGCTTCTAAAGGATATAAAGTCATTTTAGTAGATACTGATCCTCAATGTAATTTAACAGGAATGGCTTTAGGAGAAGCAACTGAGGAAGATGAAGATAGAATTGAAGAAATTTATCATACAAGATCAAATATTAAGACAGGTTTAGCACCTGCTTTTGAGTCTCAACCAAGAGCAATTGAAGCAGTAGATTGTATTACCATAGGGGATAAAGAAGGATTATTTTTATTACCTGGTCATGTGGGATTTGCTGAATATGAAGTAACATTAGGTATTGCTCAAGAGTTAACGGGTTCTATTCAAGCTCTTAAAAATTTACCAGGTGCTATTACTGATTTATTAAATAAAACAGCTACTAAATTTAAGGCTGACTATATGTTAATTGATATGAGTCCCAGTCTAGGAGCGATTAATCAAAATTTATTAATGACCAGTGATTTTTTTATTGTTCCTACTACTGCTGACTTCTTTTCTTTAATGGCAATTGATTCTTTGTCTAAGGTTCTACCAAAATGGTATAACTGGGCTAAGATGGCAAGTTCATTACCAATATTAAAAGAAGCAAATTATCCATTTCCTGATGTAAGGTTAAAGTTTCTAGGTATTATTGTTCAAAATTTTCGCATTATTCGTGGTAAAGAAACAGCCGCTTTTGAAAAGTGGATAAACAAAATTCAAGAGGATGTTTCTACTAAATTAGTTCCTGTTTTGCAGCATCACAATATGATGTTTCCTTATGTAGTTTATAAAGAGCAAGGAATAAATGACAGTTATTGTCTAACAAAAATCGCAAATTTCAATAGTTTAATTGCTTTATCTCAAGAGCATCGAACTCCAATTTATGATTTAACTTCTGAACAGTTAGGACAAACGGGAGTAGTTTTGCAAAAAAGTCAAGAAAAGCAAAAAGAATTTAGACAAACTTTTTCAGATTTAGCAGATAGAATAATTAAATTAACTTCAGCTTATGCAGTCAGCAATTGATCAATTTAGAGTTAGTATAGAACGAGTTAGAGATCTCATTGCTTTGCATAATTCTGTTAAAGCTCAATCTACTGCTGCGCTGGATTTATCAGATATATTAAGAGCAGCTTTAGTGTTATCTGTTAGTGCCTTAGATTATTATATTCATGAAGTAGTAACATTAGGAATGTTAGAAATTTATCGAGGACAACGTTCTGAACCTAACCCGTCTCGTAATTCATCTAAATCAGCCTTTTCTCGGTTTAACATTTCATTAGGAGGAGCGCGTCAAGAGAGACAAATAGCCTCAGATATTTCTTCTTGGTTAGAAAATGAAATTCAAGAAAAAGAAGGATATCAATTTTTAGAGAAATCTTATTTAGTTTCTGATTTACTTCCTATTATATCTAACAGTATTTTGAACAGACTCAATAATACTGCTTGGTTAGAAGATGAAATTCGAGAAAATCTCGGATATAAAAGCTTTCAGCAACCTGATAAAATTGCTGAGGCCATTAAATTAATTTCGGATAAGAAATTATGGGAGGAAGTTGCTACTAGCATGAACAAAGATGCACAATATATTAAACAACAGCTAACTTTCATAGTTGATCGTAGGAATAAAATTGCTCATGAAGCTGATATTGATCCTACTTATAACTTAGGCAACCGTTGGCCGATTAATGAATTCTTAGTCAATGATGCTGTTAACTTTATTGAACAAATTGTTGAAAGAATTCATCAAGTTTTATAAAATTATTGAACTAGAGACGTTTAATGAAACGCCTCTACATATTAATCAAACTGCATCTTTTAATTCATCAATGCGGGCTAAAACTTCAGCACTATGAATAGCTGGCCTTACCCCTAAAAATCGTTCCCTTAAGATACCATTGGGATCAATTAAATAGGTATGACGTAAAGACATTCCAGTCAAAAAAGAGCCATAAAGTTTACTAACTTTTCCCGTTGTATCTGCTAACAAAGGAAACTTTAAACCCTCCGCATCACAAAACTCTCGATGAGAGTCAACATCATCGACACTAACCCCTAAAATTTGGGTATTTTGTGCTTGATATTTCGGTAAATCTTGTTGAAAACGACGCGCTTCTAAGGTACAACCAGGGGTAAAATCTTGGGGATAAAAATACAATACCACCCATTGACCTCGATAATCTGATAAGGAAATCTCCCCATCTCCTGTATTTGTTGGTAAGGTAAAATCAGGGACAGGTTCATTAATCGGAAGTTGTGGCCCTCCTAACGCTAAAACAGGCGAATGAACCCCAAAAATTGTCAATGCGATCGCTAAAATGACACTCAAAACAGTACGACGAGACATAATGACTAATGATGATTGAAGATCTACTTAATATAAGTTTACAGTTATTTCTCCAACCTAAACTTTCCGGGTTTTTTCCCACAGTCAGCATTAAAGAAGTCAGAAGGCAGCTTTGAGATAACTAATAGCAATAGGACTCCTTCGCAGATCTGACTCCCTAACTGGGTTCTTGTACTAAGATTTTTGATCTGACTTTGATAAATTATCGCCATTGAACTGATTAACAACAATTATCGCTTTTGGGAAAAAGTTTTCGATAATGGTCTGATAGGTTTTAGACAAATTCATTCTAATTTCTTCTATTTGTTCTAAAATATCATTTCCCCAAGCATTAAAGATTTTTTCTAGAATTTTTTTTCTTGTTTCTTGGCTTACTCCTACTAATTTGCCTGTATCTAAATCAATAAAAACAGTTTTAAATATTTCCTGCCCTTTAATTATATTAATTTCATCAATTTCTAATCTTTTCAAATTTTTTATATCAAGAAAAAATGTTTCATTAGTAATCTGAGTAACCATTGATTTTACATCATATTGAGTTAAATTGTTTCTTTTTGCCACATTTCCCAGATCATTATTAAAAAGCTGTTCTGCAATAAATCGGGCATATCTGTGAGTATATTTTTTCTTCTTTCCGACAAAGTCTAATTCTTCACTAAAGGGTTTTGCACAACAATTACACTTAAATTGTCGGCGATTAACCCGCAGTATAATTTCCTTTTCTCCCCAATTAATATCTCTCACTAAATACCAATGATTTTGATGCAGTCGATCACTAAGTTGATTACAGGTCGGACAGATAACGGTTTGACATTCTACTTCGACATCCAAAATAAAGGTGTTGTCAATGGTTTCTTTCGCCGTAACAATTACCCCTGGAAATCCCAGGATTTTAGTAAGTTCACGTTTCATTTTTCTGGATTTTTGGGGACAGTTACTAATAGTTTAGCATAAGAGTTTTAAAATGATATTTGAGGGGAGTTTTCTTTGTGTAAATTTTACGAATTTACTGCCAGTATTGAAGATTAAACACTAAAGAATAATGGGATTTGAATGAATAATTTATTTATATTAAGGGTATTTAAAAAAATAGCTTGATATATGTAAAAATATTTAGTTAGATAAAAAAGGTAACTTCAACAACTCTTTAGTTGTCTTTATCTGATCGCTTTCCAGCATAAAGAAAAAAAGTAAAAAAGTAGTTAATATTCCAAGGGTGATTACTCAAAACTTAACTCTATAAAGCTTGTGGAGAAGGTCTAGCGGGGCTTGAACCCCTGATTTTTCGGTCAATAATTCCATAACACCCTAAACTTAAGGCAACCAAGGATATTGACGAAAATTAGGGGGACGTTTCTCTAAAAACGCCTGTTTTCCCTCTGCTCCTTCTTCCGTCATATAATAAAGTAAGGTTGCATTGCCAGCTAATTCCTGTAACCCGGCCTGTCCGTCACAGTCAGCATTAAAGGCAGCTTTGAGACAACGAATCGCAATAGGACTCTTTTCTAAAATTTCACTGGCCCATTGAACCCCTTCTGCTTCCAACTGTTCAACAGGAACCACACAATTAACTAACCCCATATCTAAAGCTTGTTGCGCGTCATACTGACGACAGAGGAACCAAATTTCTCTCGCTTTTTTCTGCCCCACAATACGGGCCAAATAACTTGCCCCAAACCCCCCATCAAAACTGCCCACTTTCGGCCCTGTTTGCCCAAAAATAGCGTTATCCGCAGCGATGGTCAGATCACAGATCAAATGTAGTACATGACCTCCACCAATAGCATAACCTGCAACTAAAGCAATCACCACTTTAGGCATTGAACGAATGAGACGTTGTAAGTCAAGGACATTTAAACGGGGAACCCCTGCATCATCAATATAACCTGCCTGTCCCCTCACACTTTGATCGCCCCCGGAACAAAAGGCATATTTTCCATCGGTATGCGGGCCGGCCCCCGTTAATAAAACTACCCCAATTCTACTATCTTCACGGGCATCACAAAATGCGTCATAAAGTTCAAAGACGGTTTTGGGGCGAAAAGCATTGCGTTTGTGGGGACGGTTAATCGTGATTTTAGCTATGCCACCTAATTTATGATATAGGATATCTTCGTAGGTTTTGGCATTTTGCCAGGCAATTTCCATCAGTTAGGGCGAAATAATGTCAACTTTCTATCTTACCCTGACAGGTCGTCAGGCAAAATAAATTTTCCTTAACCCCTAAGCCCTAAACCGATAGCAGTACGCCAAGAGTTATGGTAGGGGTCAACGGCCGTTGACCCCTACATCAGAAGGTTTCAGCTTTGATGAATGTCCTAACCTTAATCCGTAGAGCTATAGTTTCGATAAGTTATCCCCTGTAACCCGACAGATTCGCCAGTCAGGTAAGACATCTGCTCCAAGGCTTTGATAAAATCGGATAGCGGGATCATTCCAATCCAAAACACTCCATTCTAGTCGCCCGGCATCTCGTTCTACTGCTAATTGTGCCACATAAGTTAAAAGGGCTTTCCCAATACCGCGACGACGATAAGGCGGTAAAACAAAAATATCTTCCAAATATAAACCAGGTTTGGTCAGAAAAGTTGAATAATTGCTGAAAAATAGGGCAAACCCCACGGTATTTCCTTCCCATTGAGCGATGATCGCCTCTGCATAAGGTTTTTCACCAAAAAGATGCTTTTCTAAGGCTTCAGGGGTTCCTGTTACCTGATGGGAGAGTTTTTCATAGTCAGCTAACGCTTGAATTAGGCTGAAAATATCGGAAACATCAGCAGGGTTTGCAGGACGAATGATGAGATTTTCCACAGTGAACAAAGATAGGATTGAGCCAAAAGACAGAAATCAAAATTGTAAACTTCTGACTTCTGACTTTCGACTTCTGACTTCAATTAAGCCATCCTTTCAGACGACGAGCAACTTGGGGACGACGTAACTTCCGCATGGCCTTACTTTGAATTTGACGAACCCGTTCCCGTGAGAGGTTGAACATTCCGCCAACTTCTTCTAAGGTGTGGGGTTGAGAGGTACATAACCCATAACGCAAAGAAATCACATCTTTTTCCCGTTCTGTGAGAACATCACTCAAGACGGCGGAAATTTCATTGCGTAACATTCCCTCATTCATGCGTTCTTCGGGGAGTTGTAACTCTTGATCTTCGAGTAAATCAACTAATTCGGTGTCCTCTCCTTTACCAACGCGATGATTTAAGGATAAAGACTGTCGCCGCAGTTGCAATAATTGACGCAGTTGGGGTGGAGTCACTTCTAATTCGTCGGCCAGTTCCTTTTCACTGGGGTTACGCTGTAATTGTTGCTTTAAAACTCGTTGCGCTTTTTTCAGTTTGTTGAGTTTTTCTACAATGTGAATGGGCAGACGAATGGTTCGCGCATCATTGGCAATGGTACGGGTGATCGCCTGACGAATCCACCAATAAGCGTAAGTGGAGAATTTATAACCTTTGTTGGGATCGAATTTTTCAGCAGCGCGGTTGAGGCCAATTGCTCCTTCTTGAATTAAATCTAAGAAAGGCACACCACGATTAAGATAACGTTTGGCAATGGAAACGACTAGGCGCAAATTCGAGCGAATCATCTTCCGTTTAGCGGTACGTCCTCGATACAGTCGATTTTCAAATTGCCGTTGGTTCTCAAAATCCATGGCCTTGGCCCATTCTGCTTTGCTGGGGGGGCGTTGTAATTCTTCCTGGAGATTTTGGCGTTTTCCCTCAGCTTCAGCTAAAAATTGGACACTATAAGCTAATTCGATCTCTTCTTCTCCGCTTAAGAGGGGATAACGAGCCATTTCTTTGAAAAACGCCCCAACGGTGTCATCAGAGACGGTTTTGCGATATCCCGCCGGATATTGATTCCCTAATTCATCCGATAAACTAGAAAATTCGACTGCTACGGCCTGAAGATCTTTTTCCGTTTGTTCGAGTTCTGCCGCTTCGATTTCCGTTGGGTTAAATTGGTCAGTTAAGGAGTCCGTTGATGTCATCTGTGTCCTGTTCATAAGCTGATAATTTTGAGGAGTAAAACGGGGCAAATTTAATTTGGGGAACAATAAGCGGGGAGACGAAGTCCAATATGTTGTGAAGTCGTTGCTTGTTTGGGTGTAAAGTTAGCTAAGATTTTAAGATTGCCTTAATAATTTGTTTAGCTTTTTTTGATGACCCATAAGCTGAAAAAGAACCAAAAGGGAGATTCAGCAAAGAACCAAACTTATTTGGGTGATCGAGTTTTGAGACTATCGCCTCCAGCCTTAACCAATCGCTAATTTAGAAGACTGATT contains these protein-coding regions:
- a CDS encoding S8 family peptidase — translated: MKKLLFLILFIVGLWVALTNFKGLATQGKYDSVIVNFRENLPTAVLSEEINAIATNYKTTASLNSIYAIDQHIYTLSGDEKTLNQLKKSPLKKYVEYIEPNYIYQALETPNDPEYSKQWNLHNINVERAWEETKGEGITVAVIDTGVSRVPDLRQTEFVSGYDFVNDRNDASDDNGHGTHVAGTIAQSTNNNYGVAGIAYQAKIMPLKVLAAQGGGTVSDIADAIRFAADNGADIINMSLGGGGESQVMKDAIDYAYSKGVVIIAAAGNSNQNAASYPARYPKVISVSALDAAGKKAPYSNYGAGVDISAPGGSDSGKIVQETIDPNTGEAVFSGFQGTSMAAPHVAGVAALVKAAGIKQPEEILAVLTQSSRKVQEDPFNHYGAGQLDAGEAVKLAIKGKITFRDFFRWLRDSGYLNPRFWIDGGVVALLPKLLMVLGSYLLAFLLRNYFPFAWGTPFNWGLVLGSSGLFFLQGIYIFDLPQWPFRVMGSSLPELANSIQGTALLNPFLGSVLLPFGLIAILLGHRSWKWFAVGTALGVASCLTVHAAIAPGVWGMPSVDISRAFLGVNALLCIGLACLASKGERVRKV
- a CDS encoding ParA family protein, which produces MVKKIALFNHKGGVSKTTTTFNLGWMLASKGYKVILVDTDPQCNLTGMALGEATEEDEDRIEEIYHTRSNIKTGLAPAFESQPRAIEAVDCITIGDKEGLFLLPGHVGFAEYEVTLGIAQELTGSIQALKNLPGAITDLLNKTATKFKADYMLIDMSPSLGAINQNLLMTSDFFIVPTTADFFSLMAIDSLSKVLPKWYNWAKMASSLPILKEANYPFPDVRLKFLGIIVQNFRIIRGKETAAFEKWINKIQEDVSTKLVPVLQHHNMMFPYVVYKEQGINDSYCLTKIANFNSLIALSQEHRTPIYDLTSEQLGQTGVVLQKSQEKQKEFRQTFSDLADRIIKLTSAYAVSN
- a CDS encoding HEPN domain-containing protein, whose protein sequence is MQSAIDQFRVSIERVRDLIALHNSVKAQSTAALDLSDILRAALVLSVSALDYYIHEVVTLGMLEIYRGQRSEPNPSRNSSKSAFSRFNISLGGARQERQIASDISSWLENEIQEKEGYQFLEKSYLVSDLLPIISNSILNRLNNTAWLEDEIRENLGYKSFQQPDKIAEAIKLISDKKLWEEVATSMNKDAQYIKQQLTFIVDRRNKIAHEADIDPTYNLGNRWPINEFLVNDAVNFIEQIVERIHQVL
- a CDS encoding peroxiredoxin, with amino-acid sequence MSRRTVLSVILAIALTIFGVHSPVLALGGPQLPINEPVPDFTLPTNTGDGEISLSDYRGQWVVLYFYPQDFTPGCTLEARRFQQDLPKYQAQNTQILGVSVDDVDSHREFCDAEGLKFPLLADTTGKVSKLYGSFLTGMSLRHTYLIDPNGILRERFLGVRPAIHSAEVLARIDELKDAV
- a CDS encoding transposase family protein, whose amino-acid sequence is MKRELTKILGFPGVIVTAKETIDNTFILDVEVECQTVICPTCNQLSDRLHQNHWYLVRDINWGEKEIILRVNRRQFKCNCCAKPFSEELDFVGKKKKYTHRYARFIAEQLFNNDLGNVAKRNNLTQYDVKSMVTQITNETFFLDIKNLKRLEIDEINIIKGQEIFKTVFIDLDTGKLVGVSQETRKKILEKIFNAWGNDILEQIEEIRMNLSKTYQTIIENFFPKAIIVVNQFNGDNLSKSDQKS
- the menB gene encoding 1,4-dihydroxy-2-naphthoyl-CoA synthase; protein product: MEIAWQNAKTYEDILYHKLGGIAKITINRPHKRNAFRPKTVFELYDAFCDAREDSRIGVVLLTGAGPHTDGKYAFCSGGDQSVRGQAGYIDDAGVPRLNVLDLQRLIRSMPKVVIALVAGYAIGGGHVLHLICDLTIAADNAIFGQTGPKVGSFDGGFGASYLARIVGQKKAREIWFLCRQYDAQQALDMGLVNCVVPVEQLEAEGVQWASEILEKSPIAIRCLKAAFNADCDGQAGLQELAGNATLLYYMTEEGAEGKQAFLEKRPPNFRQYPWLP
- a CDS encoding GNAT family N-acetyltransferase translates to MENLIIRPANPADVSDIFSLIQALADYEKLSHQVTGTPEALEKHLFGEKPYAEAIIAQWEGNTVGFALFFSNYSTFLTKPGLYLEDIFVLPPYRRRGIGKALLTYVAQLAVERDAGRLEWSVLDWNDPAIRFYQSLGADVLPDWRICRVTGDNLSKL
- a CDS encoding RNA polymerase sigma factor, RpoD/SigA family; this encodes MNRTQMTSTDSLTDQFNPTEIEAAELEQTEKDLQAVAVEFSSLSDELGNQYPAGYRKTVSDDTVGAFFKEMARYPLLSGEEEIELAYSVQFLAEAEGKRQNLQEELQRPPSKAEWAKAMDFENQRQFENRLYRGRTAKRKMIRSNLRLVVSIAKRYLNRGVPFLDLIQEGAIGLNRAAEKFDPNKGYKFSTYAYWWIRQAITRTIANDARTIRLPIHIVEKLNKLKKAQRVLKQQLQRNPSEKELADELEVTPPQLRQLLQLRRQSLSLNHRVGKGEDTELVDLLEDQELQLPEERMNEGMLRNEISAVLSDVLTEREKDVISLRYGLCTSQPHTLEEVGGMFNLSRERVRQIQSKAMRKLRRPQVARRLKGWLN